Proteins encoded in a region of the Pseudomonas putida genome:
- a CDS encoding SDR family oxidoreductase has translation MTNTHKPLVVITGASSGIGLATAKLLSSRGHALLLLSRRLAPMQQLQLPNTLALPVDVTDRAAVLAAVAEAEARFGPVDAIINNAGVMLLGAIATQDPEQWDRMLDVNVRGLLNGIHAVAGGMVERKHGTIINVSSVAGRKAFPNHVAYVGTKFAVTGLSENLREELAPSNVRVITIEPGAVDTELLSHTTDDAIKAGYNDWKQEMGGVLTAQTIAETIGFAYGQPQSVCIREIVVCATRQQQ, from the coding sequence ATGACCAACACCCATAAACCGCTGGTGGTAATTACCGGTGCCAGCTCCGGCATTGGCCTGGCCACCGCCAAGCTGCTGTCCAGCCGCGGCCATGCACTGTTGCTGCTGTCTCGCCGCCTGGCGCCGATGCAACAACTGCAGTTGCCCAACACGCTGGCGCTGCCGGTCGATGTGACTGACCGCGCGGCTGTGCTGGCTGCCGTTGCCGAGGCCGAGGCACGCTTTGGCCCGGTCGACGCGATCATCAACAATGCCGGTGTAATGCTGCTGGGCGCAATCGCCACGCAGGACCCAGAGCAGTGGGACCGCATGCTCGACGTGAACGTGCGTGGGCTGCTCAACGGCATCCATGCCGTGGCCGGCGGCATGGTCGAGCGCAAGCACGGCACCATCATCAACGTCAGCTCCGTGGCCGGGCGCAAGGCCTTCCCCAACCATGTCGCCTATGTCGGTACCAAGTTCGCCGTTACAGGCCTGTCGGAAAACCTGCGCGAAGAACTGGCACCGAGTAACGTGCGGGTGATCACCATCGAGCCGGGCGCTGTCGACACCGAACTGCTCAGCCACACGACCGATGACGCCATCAAGGCGGGCTACAACGACTGGAAGCAGGAAATGGGCGGGGTGCTGACGGCGCAGACCATTGCCGAGACCATCGGCTTTGCCTATGGCCAACCGCAATCGGTGTGCATTCGCGAAATTGTGGTATGCGCTACCCGTCAGCAGCAATAA
- a CDS encoding nucleobase:cation symporter-2 family protein, translating to MTSPASPRPEDENLGVGANLAYGLQHVLTMYGGMIAVPLIIGQAAGLSAGDVGLLIAASLFAGGLATLLQTLGIPFFGCRLPLVQGVSFASVATMVAIIGNDGIGGMQVVFGAVIVSSLVGLLITPLFSRIIKYFPPLVTGIVITTIGLTLMPVTARWAMGGNSQAADFGSPANIGLAAFTLASVLLLSKLGSASLSRLSILLAIVIGTLAAMATGMADFSQALQGPWMAMPEVLHFGAPQFQVAAILSMLIVIVVTMVETSADILAVGEIIGTPVDSKRLGNGLRADMISSALAPLFGSFTQSAFAQNVGLVAVTGVKSRYVVASAGLILVTLGLLPVMGRLVAAVPTAVLGGAGLVLFGTVAASGIRTLAQVDYRNNMNLIIVATSIGFGMIPIAAPGFYHHFPAWFETIFHSGISSAAIMAILLNLLFNHLRAGNSDQQSVFVAASERTLRYRDIAGLNEGDVFRDGKLYDRDGNEVPIMEADEGHFKTGKTSVAHMH from the coding sequence ATGACTTCTCCCGCTTCACCTCGTCCAGAAGACGAGAACCTCGGCGTGGGCGCCAACCTGGCTTACGGCCTGCAGCATGTACTGACCATGTATGGCGGCATGATCGCCGTGCCGCTGATCATCGGCCAAGCCGCCGGCCTCAGCGCTGGCGACGTTGGCCTGCTGATCGCCGCGTCGCTGTTCGCCGGCGGCCTGGCAACGCTGCTGCAGACCTTGGGCATTCCCTTCTTCGGCTGCCGCCTGCCACTGGTCCAAGGGGTGTCCTTCGCCAGCGTCGCCACCATGGTCGCGATCATCGGCAATGACGGTATCGGGGGCATGCAGGTGGTGTTCGGCGCAGTGATCGTTTCATCGCTGGTCGGCCTGCTGATCACCCCGCTGTTCTCACGCATCATCAAGTACTTTCCGCCATTGGTGACCGGCATCGTCATCACCACCATCGGCCTGACCTTGATGCCGGTGACCGCGCGCTGGGCCATGGGCGGCAACAGCCAGGCCGCCGACTTCGGCAGCCCGGCTAACATTGGCCTGGCCGCGTTCACCCTGGCCTCGGTACTGCTGCTGAGCAAGCTGGGCAGTGCCAGCCTGTCGCGCCTGTCGATCCTGCTGGCGATCGTGATCGGCACGCTGGCGGCGATGGCCACCGGCATGGCTGATTTCTCCCAGGCACTGCAAGGGCCGTGGATGGCCATGCCCGAGGTGCTGCACTTCGGTGCGCCGCAGTTCCAGGTGGCGGCGATTCTGTCCATGCTTATCGTCATCGTGGTGACCATGGTCGAGACCTCGGCCGACATCCTGGCGGTGGGTGAAATCATCGGCACCCCGGTCGATTCCAAGCGACTGGGCAATGGCCTGCGCGCCGACATGATTTCCAGCGCCCTGGCGCCGCTGTTCGGCTCGTTCACGCAAAGTGCCTTCGCGCAGAACGTCGGCCTGGTGGCCGTGACCGGGGTGAAGAGCCGCTACGTGGTGGCCAGCGCCGGGCTGATCCTGGTGACCCTGGGGCTGCTGCCGGTGATGGGCCGGCTGGTCGCCGCGGTGCCTACAGCGGTGCTCGGTGGCGCCGGGCTGGTGCTGTTCGGCACGGTCGCGGCCAGCGGCATCCGCACCCTGGCCCAGGTGGACTACCGCAACAACATGAACCTGATCATTGTCGCCACCTCGATCGGCTTTGGCATGATCCCGATCGCAGCGCCAGGCTTCTATCACCACTTCCCGGCCTGGTTCGAGACCATCTTCCACTCGGGCATAAGCTCGGCGGCGATCATGGCGATTCTGCTCAACCTGCTGTTCAACCACCTGCGCGCTGGCAACTCCGATCAACAGTCGGTGTTCGTCGCGGCCAGCGAGCGCACCCTGCGCTACCGGGACATCGCCGGGTTGAATGAAGGCGATGTGTTCCGTGATGGCAAGCTGTATGACCGGGACGGCAACGAAGTGCCGATCATGGAGGCTGATGAGGGGCACTTCAAAACGGGTAAGACGTCAGTGGCGCACATGCACTGA
- a CDS encoding LysR family transcriptional regulator, with protein MDYRQLRAFIAVFEERNITAAARSIHLSQPALSGSIKALEEALGTTLFVRQARGVDVTEDARALYPEAQRMVADANRLLGRFKGDRERSPLQVGVEQDVSKAVLAKLVLAAAAIQPPVRLQLVTGCMGEVRLASEEQRCEDELFLPLHSDPFVLALATQASAAEHWITCPAQPSHQRLLPFYSVNPVAEADSFVLALELVAAGLGAAIVPQSLAAEHPGVRWQPMPQLDLRRRIGLCYSAQALALDGVMQLRDALQC; from the coding sequence ATGGATTATCGCCAGCTCCGTGCTTTCATCGCCGTGTTCGAAGAGCGCAACATCACCGCCGCCGCACGTTCGATACACCTTAGCCAACCGGCGCTGTCTGGCAGTATCAAGGCACTGGAAGAAGCCTTGGGCACCACGCTGTTCGTGCGCCAGGCCCGTGGCGTGGACGTGACCGAAGATGCCCGCGCGCTGTACCCCGAGGCGCAACGGATGGTCGCCGATGCCAACCGCCTGCTGGGGCGTTTCAAGGGTGATCGTGAACGTTCACCGTTGCAGGTTGGCGTCGAGCAGGATGTAAGCAAAGCGGTGCTGGCCAAGCTTGTGCTGGCGGCGGCGGCCATCCAGCCCCCAGTGCGCCTGCAATTGGTAACCGGCTGCATGGGCGAGGTGCGGCTGGCCAGCGAAGAGCAGCGCTGTGAAGATGAGTTGTTCTTGCCGCTGCACAGCGACCCGTTCGTGCTGGCCCTTGCAACCCAGGCAAGCGCTGCCGAGCACTGGATTACCTGCCCTGCGCAGCCGAGCCATCAGCGCCTGCTGCCGTTCTACAGCGTGAACCCGGTAGCAGAAGCCGATAGCTTTGTGTTGGCCCTGGAATTGGTCGCCGCCGGGCTGGGCGCTGCAATCGTGCCGCAGTCACTGGCCGCCGAGCATCCTGGCGTGCGCTGGCAACCCATGCCCCAACTGGACCTGCGTCGACGCATCGGCCTGTGCTACTCAGCCCAGGCGCTGGCGCTCGATGGCGTCATGCAACTGCGCGATGCCTTGCAGTGTTGA
- a CDS encoding ABC transporter permease: MPTYSLEQSRTAKAPAIAVWRGGLLAALAWVAFALFTQFYPDGGKPWPFTRELALAGAVAGGLLALLALLPGVFTRSVARLRPAAAWLVALPLLLGLWLLVTAKVVLLPVPFFAPPQALIEVFVDDWSRLGESLLHSLWLLLNGVVIGGAAGFIAGVAIGWSHRIGYWVHPVLRILGPVPSTALLPICFFFFPSSWSASVFLIALATWFPVTVLTWSGVASVDKAYYEVARTLGASGRFLVWRVAIPAALPHVFVGLFMGLGASFSVLVVAEMMGVKAGLGWYLQWAQGWAAYANMYAALLVMALLCSGLITLLFLVRDRVLAWQKGAVKW; this comes from the coding sequence ATGCCAACGTATTCGCTTGAGCAAAGCCGAACCGCCAAAGCACCCGCCATCGCCGTATGGCGTGGCGGCCTGCTTGCGGCACTGGCTTGGGTCGCCTTCGCGCTGTTCACCCAGTTCTACCCGGACGGTGGCAAACCTTGGCCATTCACCCGCGAACTGGCATTGGCGGGCGCAGTGGCCGGCGGGCTGCTGGCGCTGCTCGCACTGTTGCCGGGGGTGTTTACCCGCAGCGTCGCTCGGTTGCGGCCGGCCGCTGCGTGGCTGGTCGCCTTGCCCTTGTTGCTTGGCCTGTGGCTGCTGGTCACAGCCAAGGTGGTATTGCTGCCGGTACCGTTTTTCGCGCCGCCCCAGGCGCTGATCGAAGTGTTCGTCGATGACTGGTCGCGGCTTGGCGAAAGCCTGCTGCATTCGCTGTGGCTGCTGCTCAACGGTGTAGTCATCGGCGGTGCGGCCGGTTTCATCGCCGGCGTGGCGATTGGCTGGTCGCACCGGATCGGCTACTGGGTACACCCGGTGCTGCGCATCCTCGGGCCGGTGCCGTCCACGGCGCTGCTGCCAATCTGCTTTTTCTTCTTCCCTTCCAGCTGGAGCGCCAGCGTGTTCCTGATAGCCCTGGCCACCTGGTTCCCGGTCACGGTGCTGACCTGGTCCGGGGTGGCCAGCGTTGACAAGGCCTATTACGAAGTGGCGCGCACCCTGGGTGCCAGCGGGCGCTTCCTGGTCTGGCGGGTAGCGATCCCCGCTGCCCTGCCCCATGTGTTCGTCGGCCTGTTCATGGGCCTGGGGGCTTCGTTCTCGGTGCTGGTGGTGGCCGAAATGATGGGGGTCAAGGCCGGCCTTGGCTGGTACCTGCAATGGGCGCAGGGCTGGGCTGCCTACGCCAACATGTATGCAGC
- a CDS encoding ABC transporter substrate-binding protein, whose amino-acid sequence MPIASFNRRQLLALAGTATAATLFGRLAFADSSHAGHSEHAVQPVGSGLDLESNRWVLPEPRKVRLATNLNAVCLAPVAVADSQGIFKRHNLDVEFVNFGNSTEVLLESMATGKADAATGMALRWLKALEQGFDVKLTAGTHGGCLRLLTLDGGPQDFAALKGTTIGVTDMAAADKNFFSLMLKRHGVDPVRDVTWRVYPIDLLSVALQKGEIQAASGSDPLMYRVKQQPGFRELATNMVEEYANMSCCVVGVSGQLARNDTPVAAAITHSILQAHAWASRNPDAVAEEFLKFAINTSKEEVRAILTEHTHGYYSVGNTFVKEIAVYARDLKNIEVLRPRTDPLEFAESIHANVFA is encoded by the coding sequence ATGCCCATTGCTTCATTCAACCGCCGTCAACTGCTGGCGTTGGCCGGCACCGCCACGGCGGCAACCTTGTTCGGCCGCTTGGCCTTCGCCGACAGCAGCCACGCCGGCCACAGCGAGCACGCCGTACAACCCGTCGGCAGTGGCCTGGACCTGGAGAGCAACCGCTGGGTGCTGCCCGAACCGCGCAAGGTCAGGCTGGCGACCAACCTCAATGCCGTGTGCCTGGCACCGGTGGCCGTAGCCGACAGCCAAGGCATTTTCAAACGCCACAACCTGGATGTGGAATTCGTCAACTTCGGTAACTCCACCGAGGTGCTGCTGGAGTCGATGGCCACCGGCAAGGCCGATGCCGCCACCGGCATGGCACTGCGCTGGCTGAAAGCGCTGGAACAGGGCTTCGATGTCAAACTGACCGCCGGCACCCATGGCGGCTGCCTGCGCCTGTTGACCCTGGACGGCGGCCCGCAGGACTTCGCGGCCTTGAAAGGCACCACCATCGGCGTCACCGACATGGCGGCAGCGGACAAGAACTTCTTCTCGCTGATGCTCAAGCGCCATGGCGTCGACCCGGTGCGCGACGTGACTTGGCGGGTCTACCCCATCGATCTGCTCAGCGTTGCCCTGCAAAAGGGCGAGATCCAGGCTGCCAGCGGTTCGGACCCACTCATGTACCGGGTCAAGCAGCAGCCAGGGTTCCGCGAGCTGGCGACCAATATGGTCGAGGAATACGCCAACATGAGCTGCTGCGTGGTCGGCGTCAGCGGCCAGCTGGCGCGCAATGACACCCCGGTCGCTGCCGCCATCACTCACTCGATTCTGCAGGCCCATGCGTGGGCATCGCGTAACCCCGACGCGGTGGCCGAAGAATTCCTCAAGTTCGCCATCAACACCTCCAAGGAAGAAGTACGCGCCATCCTCACCGAACACACCCACGGTTATTACTCGGTGGGTAACACCTTCGTGAAGGAAATTGCCGTGTACGCCCGTGACCTGAAGAACATCGAGGTACTGCGCCCACGCACCGACCCGCTGGAATTCGCGGAGAGCATCCATGCCAACGTATTCGCTTGA
- a CDS encoding GNAT family N-acetyltransferase, whose translation MPADAERCYAIEIGAYEGDEAATLEKIRTRIAQYPQGFLLLERDGEIVGFINSGCAHDVVMSDEAFKELVGHDPAAPNVVIMSVVVDPAHQGKGYAKLLMDAFIARMQAAGKQTIHLMCKEQHVPLYQKLGYQYVKPSPSDHGGMAWHEMIMSL comes from the coding sequence ATTCCCGCAGATGCCGAGCGCTGCTACGCCATCGAAATTGGCGCCTATGAGGGGGATGAGGCGGCCACGCTGGAAAAAATCCGCACGCGTATCGCGCAGTACCCGCAAGGCTTCCTGTTGCTGGAACGTGACGGCGAGATCGTGGGTTTCATCAACAGCGGCTGCGCCCACGACGTGGTGATGTCCGACGAAGCGTTCAAGGAACTGGTCGGCCATGACCCGGCAGCGCCGAACGTGGTGATCATGTCGGTGGTGGTAGACCCGGCGCACCAGGGCAAAGGCTACGCCAAGCTATTGATGGACGCGTTCATCGCACGCATGCAGGCGGCGGGCAAGCAGACCATTCACCTGATGTGCAAGGAGCAGCATGTGCCCTTGTACCAGAAGCTGGGCTACCAGTACGTGAAGCCGTCGCCATCGGACCACGGCGGTATGGCGTGGCATGAGATGATCATGTCCCTGTGA